A genomic window from Quercus lobata isolate SW786 chromosome 10, ValleyOak3.0 Primary Assembly, whole genome shotgun sequence includes:
- the LOC115964581 gene encoding probable CCR4-associated factor 1 homolog 11: MDGVSLPLIVVRQVWKHNLLKEFDLIKVAGMTHRMVAFDTEFPVVVFSPMNIDKRELGKLPSFLNYNIIRDNVNATKIIQLGLALCYDKGSLPNFGTKYQYAWEFNFRDFDVYNDIQNTESIELLKSQGINFDKKLKEGVDSADFAALMLKSGLLGNHSAFAWVTFHGAYDIAHLMKILIRQSLPYDLVGYMNLVQCLLGKSLFDLKHMMKFCDGLFWGLETVANRLGVERVAGKSHQPGSDTLLTLQTLRKFLDVYFKEKNNGGLRHSGHLLTGMQCVLFFF; encoded by the coding sequence ATGGATGGTGTCTCTCTTCCTCTGATTGTGGTAAGACAGGTGTGGAAACACAATCTTTTAAAGGAGTTTGATCTCATCAAAGTTGCAGGGATGACTCACAGAATGGTGGCTTTCGACACTGAATTCCCAGTTGTTGTTTTCAGCCCAATGAACATTGACAAGCGAGAGCTTGGAAAACTACCTTCTTTCTTGAACTACAATATTATCAGAGATAATGTCAATGCTACCAAAATTATTCAGTTGGGTTTGGCACTCTGTTACGACAAAGGATCATTGCCCAATTTCGGCACCAAGTATCAATACGCTTGGGAGTTTAACTTTAGAGATTTTGATGTCTATAATGACATCCAGAACACAGAATCAATCGAGTTACTCAAAAGCCAGGGAATCAATTTCGACAAGAAATTGAAGGAGGGTGTTGACTCTGCTGACTTTGCAGCGTTGATGTTGAAATCTGGGTTGTTAGGCAATCACTCTGCTTTCGCTTGGGTTACCTTTCATGGTGCCTATGACATTGCCCACTTGATGAAAATCTTGATCCGACAATCACTACCATATGATCTGGTGGGATATATGAACCTGGTGCAGTGCTTATTGGGGAAAAGTCTTTTCGACTTGAAGCATATGATGAAGTTCTGTGATGGCCTTTTTTGGGGTTTAGAGACGGTAGCTAACAGATTGGGAGTGGAACGCGTGGCTGGGAAGAGTCACCAGCCTGGTTCGGATACCTTGTTGACTCTGCAAACTTTAAGGAAGTTCTTGGATGTATACttcaaagaaaagaacaatGGTGGACTCAGACATAGTGGCCATTTGTTGACGGGGATGCagtgtgttcttttttttttttga
- the LOC115964582 gene encoding uncharacterized protein LOC115964582 — protein sequence MAKVNAHHQSGITEEDKLTNAKALYKETHKKSFLLDHCWLMLKDQPKFADPNGESRASVPQTPESTFIGNGDCGSELGDTSHFERPIGRKAEKAIRKNKATEKYVVEYLTKKLKFIEDLLFDDSDEDEIIEELVMKTSQPKRRRFIRRNHLVEAHDSYFVQKRNSANKLGLSSLQKITAALRMLAYEVLGDLIDEHVRIGETIALESLKKICYCGRTPAVHYSINGHDYTMGYYLADGIYPKWATFVKVIPSPQGHKRKLFVAAQEACRKDVERAFGVLQARFAIVRGPT from the exons ATGGCTAAAGTTAACGCACATCATCAAAGTGGTATAACCGAAGAAGATaag CTTACCAATGCAAAGGCTTTGTATAAAGAGACGCACAAGAAATCATTTCTTCTTGATCATTGTTGGCTCATGTTAAAGGACCAACCAAAGTTTGCCGATCCTAATGGAGAATCGAGAGCATCCGTGCCTCAAACTCCAGAGTCAACATTTATTGGCAATGGGGATTGTGGGTCTGAACTTGGTGACACTTCCCATTTTGAGAGGCCAATTGGTAGGAAGGCTGAAAAGGCCATCCGAAAGAACAAAGCCACCGAAAAATATGTAGTGGAATATTTGaccaagaaattgaaatttattgaGGAT TTGCTATTTGATGACTCAGATGAGGATGAGATAATCGAAGAACTTGTTATGAAAACATCACAACCTAAACGTCGTCGCTTTATCCGACGTAATCATTTG GTAGAAGCTCATGACTCTTACTttgtccaaaaaagaaatagtgcCAACAAACTTGGTTTATCTTCATTACAAAAGATAACTGCTGCACTTAGAATGCTTGCATATGAAGTATTGGGTGATTTGATAGATGAACATGTACGGATTGGAGAAACTATTGCAttagaaagtttgaaaaaaatttgttactgCG GACGTACTCCTGCAGTACATTACTCAATCAATGGTCATGACTACACAATGGGATATTACCTTGCTGATGGTATATATCCAAAGTGGGCAACATTTGTGAAAGTAATCCCATCTCCTCAAGGACATAAGCGAAAATTATTTGTAGCAGCCCAAGAGGCGTGTAGGAAGGATGTTGAGCGTGCATTTGGAGTGCTTCAAGCACGTTTTGCAATTGTCCGTGGACCTACATGA
- the LOC115964583 gene encoding uncharacterized protein LOC115964583, with protein sequence MTEFYATSLAFLMYLVYGTFAKQDQGHGMLTKLIGESSSKHVAYPNLDSSPFFGVYDSHGGKQVWAALWKLRIPNKIKVFGWRACHEILPTRLNLTKQRVVDDNICLNCTSFPESVIHVLWDCDVAQDVWDGSILKLQKCSHGQSDMIQIIEMPHGGMFQDPNWLNKRAAEYLEYQLNAAPFVQSSSDIWKPPLQSIFKLNFNAAIFSKSNSSWFGAIIRNDKGEMMAAMSAKVPSLSSSEEAEMLACRKAMEFATAAGFSELVVEGDKC encoded by the exons ATGACGGAA tTTTATGCGACTTCTCTTGCTTTCTTGATGTATTTGGTTTATGGAACATTTGCAAAGCAGGATCAAGGTCACGGAATGTTGACAAAATTGATTGGGGAGAGCAGTTCAAag cATGTAGCTTATCCAAATTTGGACAGTTCACCTTTCTTTGGTGTCTATGATAGTCATGGAG GAAAACAAGTATGGGCTGCTTTGTGGAAACTTCGAATTCCTAACAAGATCAAGGTCTTTGGATGGAGAGCATGCCATGAGATTCTGCCAACACGTCTGAACCTTACTAAGCAACGAGTGGTTGATGACAATATTTGCCTGAACTGCACTAGCTTTCCAGAATCGGTCATACATGTCTTGTGGGATTGTGATGTTGCTCAGGATGTGTGGGATGGGAGCATATTGAAGCTGCAAAAGTGCTCACATGGACAATCTGACATGATCCAGATTATTGA AATGCCACATGGGGGAATGTTTCAAGATCCAAATTGGTTGAATAAGAGGGCTGCAGAATACTTGGAGTATCAGTTGAATGCAGCTCCCTTTGTGCAATCAAGCAGTGATATATGGAAACCGCCTCTTCAATCTATCTTCAAATTGAACTTCAATGCGGCCATTTTCTCGAAGAGTAACAGTTCTTGGTTTGGAGCAATTATTCGAAATGATAAGGGCGAGATGATGGCAGCCATGTCTGCCAAAGTTCCATCTTTGAGCAGTAGTGAGGAAGCCGAGATGCTGGCCTGCAGAAAAGCAATGGAGTTTGCAACTGCTGCTGGATTTTCAGAACTTGTTGTGGAAGGGGATAAATGTTAA